The following proteins are co-located in the Larimichthys crocea isolate SSNF chromosome XXIV, L_crocea_2.0, whole genome shotgun sequence genome:
- the atp5if1b gene encoding ATPase inhibitor B, mitochondrial codes for MAPSCGVFGGQGQRKAVSVCVRTSGASMARFLRPNIRSFVASQLRMSSDQLGELGKGAGKGGGGGGSIREAGGAMGKKQAAEEEMYFKRKEQEQLAALKQHHQEEIDHHKKEIERLQREIDRHKGKIRKLKHDD; via the exons ATGGCGCCGTCCTGTGGCGTATTTGGAGGACAAGGGCAGCGCAAggctgtcagtgtttgtgtccgcACGTCAGGAGCAAGCATGGCGAGGTTTCTGAGGCCCAACATCAGGAGCTTTGTCGCCTCACAGCTGAGAATGTCATCCGACCAG CTGGGTGAGCTGGGTAAAGGTGCAGGTaaaggtggtggaggtggagggtcCATCAGAGAGGCAGGTGGAGCCATGGGAAAGAAGCAGGCTGCTGAGGAGGAGATGTATTTCAA GCGTAAGGAGCAAGAACAGCTGGCTGCATTGAAGCAGCATCACCAGGAGGAAATCGACCACCACAAAAAGGAGATTGAGCGTCTGCAGCGCGAGATTGACCGCCACAAGGGAAAGATCAGGAAGCTGAAGCACGATGACTGA
- the zmpste24 gene encoding CAAX prenyl protease 1 homolog produces the protein MLQPVSDLPVEQLIFYAVLGFSWTVYLWEAYLSYRQRRIYRSTTHVPQELGKIMDSDTFEKSRLYQLDKSNFSFWSGLYSETEGTLILLLGGIPFLWAVAGSVTSRFGFGSEYEITQSLVFLTLATLFSAVTGLPWSLYSTFIIEEKHGFNQQTIGFFLKDAVKKFVVTQCILLPVTSLLLYIIKIGGDYFFIYAWLFTLAVSLVLVTIYADYIAPLFDKFTPLPEGELKTDIETMAKSISFPLTKVYVVEGSKRSSHSNAYFYGFFKNKRIVLFDTLLEDYSPLNKSGEPQPEQPESEDTSSESKAKPKNKKQGCNNPEILAVLGHELGHWKLGHTVKNIVISQMNSFLCFSLFAVLIGRKELFVAFGFDDSQPTLIGLMIIFQFIFSPYNELLSFCLTVLSRRFEFQADAFARGMGKASELYSALIKLNKDNLGFPVADWLFSMWHYSHPPLLERLRALGNAKQD, from the exons ATGCTGCAGCCTGTGTCCGACCTGCCGGTGGAGCAGCTCATCTTTTATGCTGTGCTGGGCTTTTCGTGGACAGTGTATCTGTGGGAGGCTTACCTTTCTTACAGACAG AGGAGGATATACAGATCAACAACACATGTGCCTCAGGAACTGGGGAAGATCATGGATTCGGACACATTTGAGAAGTCCCGTCTTTATCAGCTGGATAAAAGCAACTTCAGCTTTTGGTCTGGACTCTATTCTGAGACTGAAGGGACG TTGATTCTGCTCCTGGGTGGAATCCCGTTTCTGTGGGCCGTCGCTGGTTCTGTGACAAGTCGCTTTGGATTTGGTTCAGAGTACGAGATCACCCAGTCGCTGGTGTTTCTGACGCTCGCCACGCTGTTCAGCGCCGTGACCGGACTTCCCTGGAGTTTGTACAGCACATTTATCATTGAAGAAAAGCACGGCTTTAATCAGCAG acGATTGGGTTCTTCCTTAAGGACGCTGTAAAGAAGTTTGTTGTGACCCAGTGTATCCTGTTGCCCGTCACCTCCCTGCTCCTGTACATCATCAAGATTGGTGGGGACTACTTTTTCATCTACGCCTGGCTCTTTACCCTCGCAGTTTCTCTG GTACTTGTAACAATCTACGCTGACTACATTGCTCCCCTGTTTGACAAGTTCACTCCTTTACCAGAAGGAGAGCTGAAGACAGATATTGAGACTATGGCAAAGAGCATAAGCTTCCCCCTCACTAAAGTTTATGTAGTTGAAG GTTCCAAGCGGTCATCACACAGCAACGCGTACTTCTACGGGTTCTTTAAGAACAAACGCATTGTGCTGTTTGACACTCTCCTGGAAGACTACTCGCCTCTGAACAAGTCTGGAGAGCCACAGCCGGAGCAGCCAGAGAGCGAAGACACATCCAGTGAATCAAAAGCCAAGCCCAAG aaCAAGAAACAAGGATGCAACAACCCAGAGATCCTTGCAGTCCTGGGTCATGAGCTTGGCCACTGGAAGCTTGGCCACACTGTCAAGAATATCGTCATCAGTCAG ATGAACTCCTTCTTGTGCTTCTCCCTGTTTGCTGTTCTGATTGGACGTAAGGAGCTGTTTGTAGCTTTTGGCTTCGACGACAGTCAACCCACATTAATAGGCTTGATGATTATCTTCCAGTTCATCTTCTCCCCGTACAATGAG CTGCTGTCCTTCTGTCTGACAGTCCTGAGTCGCAGGTTTGAGTTCCAGGCAGATGCCTTTGCACGCGGCATGGGCAAAGCCTCCGAGCTCTACTCTGCTCTTATCAAGCTCAACAAGGACAACCTGGGCTTCCCCGTGGCTGACTGGTTGTTCTCCATGTGGCACTATtcccaccctcccctcctgGAGCGCCTCAGAGCACTCGGGAACGCCAAGCAGGACTGA
- the rlf gene encoding zinc finger protein Rlf, translated as MKAASDCTAYAPWRRAKMAENNVEPEHEWSDRALDTAEDTLVAMETLLATLRAFEDVLRQQEMSIASSTEYCDNFCQALMHYAGSRNSMEHGLPLLEVYCLSINCFAAARSHLTAESDRVALVLKRLALSCFELLLSVPENEIPYEAWLQFHHSVQSAHDTLLQYGSTDLQALLQITGEGGAWSNPVLTSLLTGQPTNTEEVDAYISLEGEGFMEMRVKHLEKMGEVAKAVVLAKACTECSFISNQATFRQTCVSLLCHLLPNEEAIMEISRLDCKDVLEITCNLETEGEENTAFILCTTFLTQQLQQQSLYCSWELTLLWSKLQRRIDPSLMSLLERCLQLGAIAKTVHHLLYLVRVIQTEAEEMGVPASVELCVKALQLPKHDDSETRISVCKTVSCLLPDDLEVLRACLLTEFLLGPCQEVFGCLEELYLRPDQKYDQENEVIPNSLRCELLLALKAYWPFDPEFWDWKTLKYHCSSLLGLVPESEGEEEEVVVKQEAVNQPVAQEITVKVESEQNRINGSLDSHEQQDTKPSSNLRESQGESETKKHKFSCKICKRTVIDSQIIHHSKRHAKDNCHPCPVCLEKFKSRKDLVPHMKEHIPSETQQNNVNDVQKQTEEDDDIEPGEITIDPSLMLYYKSTHDPDVLHHIVQQAKIVKEKHVDDDEHVTFEYIDQHFKLQNRDEYQCPGTGCTRIFKHSKYLYVHLKSEHKGDENVKHFHQMRDKREKCVFCRRHFVSAYHHRKHRRVHYGDRPYSCVVIGCGAQFSTSNELVTHKQIHGYQLNYQCELKGCYVTYSDLGQIYHHEAQHFRDAAFTCSSAECTKYYLSKKEFIKHLSTHNITFSEEDFEAQRKAKRKLFKTITEVTPSPSKSADTEEVVDEVLNSPSVSCASSLPASENKESKATMTLVAVCFDGSKFTCGFEKCGMTFSRARDVQRHLKCAHPEHLKLENKEHKHDKERGSKSKGVKPETEPDHEEKGKNEHPTPSQPADSGNERKSSTTQPKNNETNSSSLQTNNDALKEILIGLSKLDLNSSSPHSVPSEPPQSNPESNASQISLHQAILAKPPIVLLQKRPPHPPVEVKAEEASAADDQACVESLATAKPYICAMKGCSFRTAQSYSLLRHYNTRHGRTVEQAKRLTSLKTTSFKPYVCHLCSKSHREKHVLRAHYVQVHNLSETLVGKISCASVRYEGNKDPSEQTPQQMVNHGLKVRKKEIPNVQHQHKKKNSENAQNFDNHSPSEEEGEDEPESREEDSEEKGEGEDRTQQVRTTRRLVAKSNLCYILDKFSKPFHCVAKNCDAAFSTQGGLVRHLQLVHHYNRSQLLLEKDFDAHHSPEVRKEPAKKRPLPNSDEPQPQYKCHFANCSASYHLKSSLVRHTRDYHSQPPELIRCKYEGCTRVFSHDDALKKHTLYSHYEYYDSLVVRLQSTHKKSITGCQKKLIVAPQSPQKEEPGSTTTTTTTTTSIERSNPEPEVPPQSEEMVKVEEKPVSVEKNPRRNSYSRFVFRSHEEALQMCQDRCLRVAYPCMVQDCDSVVTYMGSLHRHYLKVHRMRREDLFKNEDKLVFNAEQLEELIQRKSARPTATGACTPNGVRKLEYQAEPENTGGQPAPMSLQSIKTDTQDEENHDSLGFPEEEEEDPPPVERNGVLVGADEVLYGEPSTGGHAEDSAAATSNNQKQEERLSLDQIKPLLRPVTVDLSPPCSLRFTTEEGFQDISSTKDGGKMLNGSSPTPPVRQPLKRKNELSEQPSNLKDSQPCSPSPRPFDIATYKPIGFESSFLRFIQETTPNDKNNTGPVKRRDSFRRSCSVKENNQLGISHTRSRRTHSPLLKPHAMTGDFTSVQNLKSILDKALAGCGDLAIKQLQYLRPVVVLGRPVCTTTLPDLFPSDTNNSKLLLGS; from the exons GCGCTGATGCACTATGCTGGGAGCAGGAACTCCATGGAGCATGGTCTGCCTCTTCTGGAGGTCTACTGTCTGTCCATAAACTGTTTCGCTGCGGCCCGATCCCACCTCACCGCAGAGTCTGACAGAGTGGCACTTGTTTTGAAGAGACTAGCTTT GAGCTGTTTTGAACTGTTGCTGTCAGTGCCTGAGAATGAAATCCCGTATGAGGCCTGGCTTCAATTTCACCACTCAGTTCAG AGTGCCCATGATACATTGTTACAGTACGGCAGCACAGACCTCCAAGCTTTACTCCAGATCACAGGAGAGGGAGGCGCGTGGAGCAACCCTGTCCTCACTTCTCTTCTCACCGGCCAGCCCACCAACACAGAAGAAG TTGATGCATACATCAGCTTGGAGGGCGAAGGCTTCATGGAGATGCGGGTGAAGCACCTGGAGAAGATGGGCGAAGTGGCCAAGGCGGTGGTGCTGGCCAAAGCTTGCACTGAATGCAGCTTCATCTCCAACCAGGCTACCTTTCGTCAGACTTGCGTCTCTTTGCTCTGTCACCTACTTCCCAATGAAGAAGCCATCATGGAG ATATCCAGACTTGACTGTAAGGACGTGCTGGAGATCACATGTAATttggagacagagggggaggagaacACGGCCTTCATCTTGTGCACAACTTtcctcacacagcagcttcagcagcagaGCCTTTACTGTTCCTG GGAGTTGACTCTTTTGTGGAGTAAGCTTCAGAGGAGGATCGACCCCTCGTTGATGTCTCTTCTAGAGAGATGCCTTCAGCTAGGTGCCATTGCCAAAACGGTCCACCATTTGCTTTACCTGGTCCGTGTCATTCAGACGGAG GCGGAGGAAATGGGGGTACCTGCCTCAGTAGAACTGTGTGTCAAAGCCCTTCAACTTCCAAAGCACGATGACTCAGAAACGAGGATCTCTGTCTGTAAGACTGTGTCCTGCCTTCTTCCAGACGACCTTGAAGTGTTGCGAGCCTGCCTACTCACAGAGTTCCTGCTTGGCCCCTGCCAGGAGGTCTTTGGGTGCCTTGAGGAGCTTTACTTACGCCCAGACCAAAAGTATGACCAGGAAAACGAGGTTATTCCCAACTCGCTACGCTGCGAGTTGCTACTAGCACTGAAAGCTTACTGGCCTTTTGACCCCGAATTCTGGGACTGGAAAACTCTAAAGTATCACTGCAGCTCCCTTTTAGGGTTAGTGCCGGAgtcagaaggagaagaggaggaggtggtagTCAAACAAGAGGCGGTTAATCAACCCGTGGCACAGGAAATCACAGTGAAAGTAGAGTCCGAGCAAAACAGGATAAATGGAAGTCTTGACAGTCATGAGCAGCAGGATACAAAGCCGTCTTCTAACTTAAGAGAAAGCCAAGGGGAATCCGAGACTAAGAAACACAAGTTCTCCTGTAAGATTTGCAAGAGGACGGTCATAGACAGTCAAATCATTCACCACTCGAAAAGACATGCAAAGGACAACTGCCACCCCTGCCCCGTGTGCTTAGAAAAATTCAAGAGCAGGAAGGATCTCGTTCCTCACATGAAAGAACATATTCCGagtgaaacacaacaaaacaacgtAAACGATGTgcagaaacagactgaagaggatgaCGATATTGAACCAGGGGAGATCACCATCGACCCCTCCTTAATGCTGTATTACAAATCCACGCATGATCCAGACGTGCTGCACCACATCGTGCAACAAGCCAAAATCGTGAAAGAGAAGCATGTCGACGATGACGAGCATGTGACATTTGAGTACATCGACCAACACTTCAAGCTGCAGAACCGGGACGAGTATCAGTGTCCAGGAACCGGGTGCACTCGGATTTTTAAACATTCCAAGTACTTATATGTCCATTTAAAGTCGGAGCACAAAGGCGATGagaatgtgaaacattttcatcagaTGAGAGACAAGCGAGagaagtgtgttttctgtagacGCCATTTTGTCTCCGCTTACCATCACCGCAAACATCGAAGAGTTCATTATGGTGACCGGCCTTACTCATGTGTGGTTATAGGTTGTGGTGCTCAGTTTAGTACTTCCAATGAacttgtcacacacaaacagattcatGGCTATCAATTGAATTACCAGTGTGAGCTCAAAGGCTGTTACGTCACTTACTCCGACTTGGGACAGATCTATCACCATGAAGCACAGCATTTCAGAGATGCAGCATTTACATGTTCTAGCGCTGAatgtacaaaatattatttatccAAAAAGGAATTCATAAAGCACTTATCCACACACAACATCACCTTCTCTGAAGAAGACTTTGAGGCACAGAGGAAGGCAAAGCGGAAACTTTTTAAGACCATTACTGAAGTGACACCCTCTCCTAGTAAGTCAGCTGATACAGAAGAAGTTGTAGATGAAGTCTTAAACTCTCCCTCAGTAAGTTGTGCATCTTCTTTGCCAGCATCTGAGAACAAGGAGTCCAAAGCAACAATGACCTTGGTGGCAGTGTGTTTTGATGGAAGCAAGTTCACCTGTGGCTTTGAGAAGTGTGGCATGACTTTCTCCAGAGCCAGAGATGTCCAAAGACATCTGAAATGTGCCCACCCAGAGCACCTTAAACTGGAGAACAAAGAACACAAGCACGACAAAGAGCGGGGCTCAAAGTCCAAAGGGGTAAAGCCTGAAACTGAGCCAGACCatgaagaaaagggaaaaaatgagCACCCGACTCCATCTCAACCCGCAGACTCTGgcaatgaaagaaaatcatCCACCACTCAacccaaaaacaatgaaacaaactcTTCAAGCCTTCAAACGAATAATGACGCTCTGAAAGAAATTCTTATTGGGCTCAGCAAACTGGACTTGAATTCTTCATCGCCTCACAGTGTACCAAGTGAGCCCCCTCAGTCAAACCCAGAGTCTAATGCATCACAAATCTCTCTCCATCAGGCGATCCTGGCCAAGCCTCCTATTGTATTACTTCAGAAGAGACCTCCACATCCTCCTGTGGAAGTCAAAGCTGAAGAAGCATCGGCAGCTGATGACCAGGCCTGCGTTGAGTCATTAGCCACTGCTAAGCCGTATATTTGTGCGATGAAAGGTTGTAGCTTTAGGACTGCACAGAGTTACAGCTTACTGCGACACTATAACACCAGACACGGCCGTACTGTTGAACAGGCCAAAAGGTTGACCTCTTTGAAAACCACATCTTTTAAGCCTTATGTGTGCCATCTTTGTTCCAAgagtcacagagaaaaacacgTGTTGAGGGCTCACTATGTTCAGGTTCATAACCTGAGTGAGACTTTAGTGGGCAAAATAAGCTGTGCATCTGTAAGGTATGAAGGAAACAAAGACCCCTCAGAGCAGACACCTCAGCAGATGGTCAACCACGGTCTAAaagtgaggaagaaagagatCCCCAACGTGCAACAccaacataagaaaaaaaactctgaaaatgCACAAAACTTTGACAATCATTCTCCATCAGAAGAGGAAGGCGAGGATGAACCAGAGAGTAGGGAGGAAGACAGTGAGGAGAAGGGAGAAGGCGAGGATAGGACCCAACAAGTCAGAACCACAAGACGTTTGGTAGCCAAAAGTAATCTCTGCTATATATTGGATAAATTCAGTAAACCCTTTCATTGTGTAGCAAAAAACTGTGATGCAGCTTTTTCCACCCAGGGAGGCCTTGTGCGCCACCTACAGTTGGTACATCATTACAATCGCTCGCAGCTCTTGTTGGAGAAAGATTTTGACGCACATCACAGTCCAGAAGTCAGAAAAGAGCCTGCCAAGAAAAGGCCTCTCCCGAACTCTGACGAACCTCAGCCCCAATACAAATGTCACTTTGCCAACTGTAGCGCTTCCTACCACCTTAAAAGCAGCCTGGTGCGTCACACTCGTGATTACCACTCACAACCACCAGAGCTAATAAGATGCAAGTACGAAGGCTGTACAAGAGTGTTCAGCCACGACGATGCACTTAAAAAACATACACTTTATAGTCACTATGAGTACTATGATTCATTGGTGGTACGTCTACAGAGCACTCACAAAAAGTCAATTACTGGTTGCCAAAAGAAGCTTATTGTTGCACCACAGAGTCCTCAGAAAGAAGAACCCggttccaccaccaccaccaccaccaccaccacaagtATTGAGAGATCCAATCCAGAACCCGAAGTGCCGCCCCAGTCAGAGGAAATGGTAAAAGTTGAGGAGAAGCCAGTGTCAGTAGAAAAAAACCCAAGAAGAAACTCTTACAGTCGTTTTGTCTTCAGATCTCATGAAGAAGCACTACAGATGTGTCAAGACCGCTGTCTGCGTGTGGCCTACCCGTGCATGGTTCAGGACTGTGATTCTGTCGTCACGTACATGGGAAGTTTGCACCGTCACTACCTGAAAGTTCACCGCATGCGCCGAGAAGATCTGTTTAAGAACGAAGATAAGCTTGTTTTTAACGCTGAGCAGCTCGAGGAGCTGATTCAGAGGAAGTCAGCCAGGCCAACAGCGACAGGAGCATGTACTCCTAACGGGGTTCGCAAATTGGAGTATCAGGCAGAGCCAGAAAACACAGGGGGGCAGCCAGCGCCCATGAGCTTACAGTCGatcaagacagacacacaggatgAGGAAAATCATGATTCACTGGGATTcccagaagaggaagaggaggatccACCACCTGTTGAGAGAAATGGTGTCCTTGTTGGTGCAGACGAGGTGCTTTACGGTGAACCGAGCACCGGGGGGCACGCTGAAGACTCGGCTGCAGCAACATCGAACAATcagaaacaggaggagagatTAAGCTTAGATCAAATCAAACCTCTTCTTCGTCCTGTCACTGTTGACCTCTCGCCGCCATGCTCGCTGCGCTTTACTACTGAGGAGGGCTTCCAAGACATATCGAGCACGAAGGATGGTGGTAAAATGTTGAACGGGTCATCCCCGACTCCTCCCGTTCGCCAGCCACTGAAACGCAAAAATGAACTGTCTGAACAGCCGTCAAACTTGAAAGACTCTCAGCCTTGTAGCCCTTCTCCACGCCCTTTTGACATAGCCACCTATAAGCCTATCGGCTTTGAGTCCTCATTCCTGAGATTTATACAAGAGACGACACCTAATGACAAGAACAACACAGGGCCGGTGAAACGGCGAGACTCTTTCAGACGGAGTTGTTCCGTTAAGGAGAACAACCAGCTGGGAATCTCTCACACCCGCAGCAGGCGCACTCATTCCCCACTGCTGAAGCCCCACGCGATGACTGGAGACTTCACATCGGTGCAAAACTTGAAGTCCATCTTGGACAAAGCCCTGGCTGGGTGTGGGGACCTGGCCATTAAGCAGCTTCAGTACCTCAGACCTGTGGTGGTCCTGGGGAGACCTGTCTGCACCACCACCCTGCCTGACCTCTTCCCATCAGACACCAACAACAGCAAACTGCTTCTTGGAAGTTAG